From Cyclobacteriaceae bacterium, a single genomic window includes:
- a CDS encoding tryptophan synthase subunit alpha, which produces MKNRITTLLEKKSKDLLSVFYTAGFPSLEDTGAIAIELEKAGADFIEIGIPFSDPVADGPVIQESNKIALDNGMTLIKLLQQVRDIRKEVKFPIILMGYLNPVLQYGVEKFCKDASEAGVDGLIIPDMPMDEYQQEYKKTMDAYGLCNTFLISPTTSEERIRKIDDSTHGFIYAVSSSSTTGARDSFSSDQEEYFRKISQMKLKNPFLIGFGISNHKTFSTACAYGSGAIVGSSFISLLKNRSGSGGEIGEFVKNLKSN; this is translated from the coding sequence ATGAAGAACAGAATAACTACTCTTCTTGAAAAAAAGAGCAAGGATCTATTGTCAGTTTTTTATACCGCCGGGTTCCCCTCTCTGGAAGATACAGGTGCCATTGCCATAGAACTTGAAAAAGCAGGCGCAGATTTTATTGAAATAGGAATTCCTTTCTCTGATCCTGTGGCGGATGGGCCCGTCATTCAGGAAAGTAACAAGATTGCACTCGACAACGGAATGACATTGATCAAATTGCTTCAGCAGGTGCGTGATATCCGCAAAGAGGTGAAGTTCCCTATCATTCTTATGGGTTATCTCAATCCCGTTCTGCAATATGGTGTAGAAAAATTCTGCAAAGATGCATCTGAAGCAGGAGTGGATGGATTGATCATCCCGGATATGCCGATGGATGAGTACCAACAAGAGTACAAGAAGACCATGGATGCTTATGGTTTGTGTAATACCTTTCTGATCTCTCCAACAACTTCAGAGGAAAGGATACGGAAGATTGATGATTCAACGCATGGATTTATTTATGCAGTCTCCTCTTCCAGTACAACGGGTGCCAGAGATTCCTTTTCTTCTGATCAAGAGGAATACTTTAGGAAAATAAGCCAGATGAAATTGAAGAATCCATTCCTGATCGGATTTGGAATCTCCAACCACAAAACATTTTCTACCGCGTGTGCTTATGGATCAGGCGCCATTGTAGGTAGTTCTTTTATTTCTTTGCTGAAGAACCGATCTGGTTCAGGAGGAGAGATTGGGGAGTTTGTTAAAAATTTAAAATCTAATTGA
- a CDS encoding DUF1684 domain-containing protein: MRIVYLLISLFFVTACGSKQSKEMPLDVEAYKTEIEAWHKKRVEDLKGPKGWLNLVGLYWLNDGINTFGSGSQNNIVFPQGKIPDRAGFFLLKQNSVTIETLPGVDIMSNGKPIKSLVVYHPDSAKAVVQDYGSLQWFIIKRDNKFGVRIRDFESSGIQNFTGIERFPVDPLWRLQATFERALDSTKTIPITNVLGQTTNQPSPGTLIFSIDGSEYRLDVLDEGGDEYFVIVGDNTNTHETYGAGRYMYVKPPDSNGKTIIDFNKIYNPPCAFTSFATCPLPPKQNVLNISITAGEKNYGMNH, translated from the coding sequence ATGAGAATTGTCTATTTATTGATAAGCCTATTTTTTGTGACGGCTTGCGGATCGAAGCAGTCTAAAGAAATGCCCCTTGATGTTGAGGCGTATAAAACGGAGATAGAAGCCTGGCACAAGAAACGCGTTGAAGATCTGAAGGGTCCAAAAGGCTGGCTGAACCTTGTTGGTTTGTATTGGCTGAACGATGGGATCAATACTTTTGGAAGTGGTTCACAGAATAATATTGTTTTTCCACAGGGTAAAATACCGGACCGCGCCGGATTCTTTCTTCTGAAGCAAAATAGTGTGACAATTGAAACACTACCCGGTGTGGATATTATGAGTAATGGCAAGCCGATTAAATCATTAGTAGTTTATCATCCTGATTCTGCAAAGGCTGTCGTTCAGGATTATGGATCATTGCAATGGTTCATCATTAAACGCGACAATAAATTCGGAGTTCGCATACGTGATTTTGAAAGTTCTGGAATTCAAAACTTCACTGGTATTGAAAGATTTCCGGTCGACCCTCTCTGGAGATTGCAAGCCACTTTTGAAAGAGCTTTGGATTCAACAAAGACCATTCCTATTACTAATGTGTTAGGACAAACCACCAATCAGCCATCACCTGGTACGTTAATTTTTAGCATTGACGGGAGTGAATATCGTCTTGATGTCCTGGACGAAGGTGGTGATGAGTATTTTGTTATTGTCGGAGACAACACCAATACTCATGAAACTTACGGTGCAGGAAGATATATGTATGTGAAGCCGCCGGATTCGAATGGAAAGACTATTATTGATTTCAATAAAATATACAATCCACCCTGTGCATTCACTTCTTTTGCTACCTGTCCATTACCGCCAAAGCAGAATGTATTAAATATTTCAATTACCGCCGGAGAAAAGAACTACGGCATGAATCACTAA
- the trpB gene encoding tryptophan synthase subunit beta, with amino-acid sequence MSYAVNERGYYGQFGGAFIPEMLYPNVEELRQSYLSIIYSPEFQKKFHKLLKDYVGRPTPLYFASRLSEQYKTKIYLKREDLCHTGAHKINNTIGQILLARRLGKKKIIAETGAGQHGVATATVCALMGMECIVYMGKHDMERQRPNVERMRILGTTVVPALSGSMTLKDATNEAMRHWINHPVDTHYIIGSVVGPHPYPDMVTRFQSVISEEMKTQLTEAEGNPFPDYVIACVGGGSNAAGAFYHYLDADHVNLIGVEAAGKGVDSGESAATTALGRPGVLHGSKTLLMQTEDGQVVEPYSISAGLDYPGIGPLHAHLFDVGRVQFLSVTDTEAMEAGIELSRNEGIIPAIESAHAVGVLKKLQFDSDDVVVINLSGRGDKDLETYIKWGKY; translated from the coding sequence ATGAGTTACGCAGTAAATGAAAGAGGGTACTATGGTCAGTTCGGGGGAGCATTCATTCCTGAAATGCTTTATCCGAACGTTGAAGAGCTCCGTCAGAGTTACTTAAGCATCATCTATTCACCCGAATTTCAGAAGAAATTCCATAAACTGCTGAAGGATTATGTCGGACGACCTACGCCTTTGTATTTCGCCTCAAGATTATCAGAGCAGTACAAAACAAAAATCTATTTAAAGAGGGAGGACCTTTGTCATACCGGTGCTCATAAGATTAACAATACAATTGGTCAGATACTTTTGGCCAGGCGATTGGGTAAGAAAAAAATCATCGCGGAGACTGGTGCAGGTCAGCACGGTGTAGCAACGGCAACGGTATGTGCACTGATGGGCATGGAGTGCATTGTGTACATGGGTAAGCACGATATGGAGCGCCAACGTCCGAATGTTGAGAGGATGCGCATACTCGGAACAACGGTTGTCCCTGCCTTAAGTGGCAGCATGACGTTGAAAGACGCAACGAATGAAGCAATGAGACATTGGATCAATCATCCTGTCGACACTCATTATATAATAGGTTCAGTAGTGGGGCCTCATCCTTATCCTGACATGGTTACGAGATTTCAATCCGTGATCAGTGAAGAAATGAAAACTCAGTTGACAGAAGCGGAAGGAAATCCATTTCCGGATTATGTAATTGCGTGTGTTGGTGGGGGAAGCAATGCTGCAGGAGCATTTTATCACTACCTCGATGCAGATCATGTTAATCTTATTGGTGTAGAGGCTGCAGGAAAGGGAGTTGACTCAGGTGAGTCGGCGGCAACCACTGCGTTAGGTAGGCCTGGAGTATTACATGGAAGTAAGACATTGTTGATGCAAACTGAAGATGGTCAGGTGGTGGAGCCCTATTCTATTTCTGCCGGACTTGATTATCCCGGTATTGGTCCTTTACATGCACACTTGTTTGATGTTGGTCGTGTTCAGTTTTTAAGTGTGACCGACACCGAAGCAATGGAGGCTGGAATTGAATTGAGCAGAAACGAAGGGATTATTCCTGCGATTGAGAGTGCACATGCTGTTGGAGTTCTCAAAAAACTTCAATTCGATAGCGACGATGTTGTGGTTATTAACTTATCAGGAAGAGGAGATAAGGACCTGGAGACATACATCAAGTGGGGAAAGTATTGA
- a CDS encoding phosphoribosylanthranilate isomerase, translated as MKLKVCGMRDAGNILDVAALHPDYMGFIFYQGSKRFVGKDFAIPDSLSRDIKRVGVFVNQSTEEIADTATEHSLNLIQLHGDESPQQCDELKEKGFEIIKAFAVGNEFDFQTTLNYKKSVNYFLFDTKGKDFGGNGITFQWDLLKNYDQEIPFFLSGGISPLNIMNIKNLSDMNLYAIDVNSGVEKAVGVKDVGLIKKLVQI; from the coding sequence ATAAAGCTAAAGGTCTGTGGAATGCGGGACGCTGGAAATATTCTGGATGTTGCTGCGTTACATCCTGACTATATGGGCTTTATTTTTTATCAAGGTTCGAAGCGCTTTGTTGGAAAAGATTTTGCAATCCCTGATTCGCTATCAAGGGATATTAAAAGAGTGGGTGTATTTGTTAATCAGTCAACGGAAGAGATTGCTGACACAGCCACAGAACATTCTCTTAATCTGATTCAACTTCATGGAGATGAATCACCTCAGCAATGTGATGAGTTAAAGGAAAAAGGATTTGAGATCATAAAAGCGTTTGCTGTAGGAAACGAATTTGATTTTCAAACAACCCTCAACTACAAAAAAAGCGTTAACTATTTCTTATTTGATACGAAGGGTAAGGATTTCGGCGGTAATGGAATTACATTTCAGTGGGATTTGCTAAAGAATTATGATCAGGAGATTCCGTTTTTTTTAAGTGGTGGAATTTCTCCCTTGAATATTATGAATATAAAAAACCTTTCGGATATGAATCTTTATGCGATTGATGTTAATAGTGGAGTGGAAAAGGCGGTTGGAGTAAAAGATGTTGGCTTGATTAAAAAACTAGTGCAGATATGA
- the trpC gene encoding indole-3-glycerol phosphate synthase TrpC yields the protein MNILDKIVEYKLKEIAERKLASPEVMLEKMKYWTRPTISLKKELLREDRHGIIAEFKRRSPSKGIINAEVLVEEVTQGYIAAGASALSILTDSEFFGGNSQDLINGREVNACPILRKDFILDEYQIIEAKAMGADVILLIAAMLSPDQLKSLCSLAHSLHLEVLMEVHNEEELINNLNANVDIIGVNNRNLKTFEVSIEASKQLARIIPEEVIKISESGIDSVQAIVELKSYGFRGFLMGQTFMEQKDPGAGALKFINELGGKIG from the coding sequence ATGAACATACTTGATAAGATCGTTGAGTATAAACTTAAGGAAATCGCTGAGCGTAAGCTGGCTTCTCCGGAGGTCATGTTGGAGAAGATGAAGTATTGGACGCGGCCAACGATCTCACTTAAAAAGGAATTGCTGAGAGAAGATCGTCATGGCATAATAGCAGAATTCAAGCGTAGGTCACCTTCAAAGGGAATTATAAATGCTGAAGTTTTAGTCGAAGAAGTCACTCAGGGATATATAGCGGCAGGGGCATCAGCGCTTTCTATTCTTACAGATTCAGAATTCTTTGGAGGAAATAGTCAGGATCTGATCAATGGAAGAGAAGTGAATGCATGTCCCATCCTGCGAAAGGATTTTATTCTGGATGAGTACCAAATTATTGAAGCTAAAGCGATGGGGGCAGATGTTATATTGCTCATTGCAGCAATGCTATCGCCGGATCAATTGAAAAGTCTTTGCTCGCTGGCGCATTCTCTTCACCTGGAAGTTTTAATGGAAGTTCATAATGAGGAAGAGCTAATAAATAATCTAAATGCTAATGTTGATATCATTGGTGTGAACAATCGGAATCTGAAGACTTTTGAAGTAAGTATTGAAGCGAGCAAACAGCTGGCGAGAATCATTCCGGAAGAAGTAATAAAAATTTCTGAAAGTGGGATTGATTCTGTGCAGGCAATTGTTGAACTGAAAAGTTATGGATTCCGGGGTTTTTTAATGGGACAAACTTTTATGGAGCAAAAGGATCCTGGAGCGGGAGCCTTGAAGTTTATTAATGAGTTAGGGGGGAAAATCGGGTAA